The Gemmatimonadota bacterium genome has a segment encoding these proteins:
- a CDS encoding epimerase, protein MSSRRDFLSRTVAGLGATAMAPSLARAGSFAEALERAELHPRAEPLKILILGGTGFIGPYQVRYAVARGHKVTVYNRGRRQAGLPESVEQLQGDRMTGDLASLKGKKWDVVIDNPTTLPFWVRDAGQVLKGNTDHYVFISTISTYAHYRKAGMDETYELAAYTGAEDPMTIKQAGGNLYGPLKVLSEKECEKWFPGKTTIVRPGLIVGPNDPTDRFSYWPVRIDRGGEVLCPGAGQDPDQVIDARDLSEWVIRLCEDHIIGTFNATGPRAPLTVGEMLAGCRAASSGSNDVKLTWVDYKFLADHAVRGWSDMPTWVAPRDDNDGWGRVSIERAVAQGLTFRPLAVTARDTIDWFKTLPAERQGKMLAGLTPEREKELLAKWHQLHG, encoded by the coding sequence ATGTCATCCCGCCGCGATTTCCTCTCCCGCACTGTCGCCGGACTCGGCGCCACGGCGATGGCTCCGTCACTGGCACGCGCCGGTTCGTTCGCCGAGGCTTTGGAACGGGCGGAACTGCACCCGCGCGCCGAGCCGCTCAAGATCCTCATCCTCGGGGGTACCGGGTTCATCGGACCGTACCAGGTGCGCTACGCGGTCGCCCGCGGCCACAAGGTCACCGTGTACAATCGCGGTCGGCGCCAGGCCGGGTTGCCTGAGTCGGTGGAGCAGCTGCAGGGTGATCGGATGACCGGCGACCTCGCCTCCCTGAAGGGGAAGAAGTGGGACGTGGTGATCGACAACCCGACCACCCTCCCCTTCTGGGTGCGCGACGCCGGCCAGGTGCTCAAGGGCAACACGGATCACTACGTCTTCATCTCGACCATCTCGACCTATGCGCACTATCGCAAGGCGGGGATGGACGAGACCTACGAGCTGGCGGCCTACACCGGCGCAGAAGATCCGATGACCATCAAGCAGGCCGGGGGCAACCTCTACGGCCCGCTCAAGGTCCTCTCCGAGAAGGAGTGCGAGAAGTGGTTCCCGGGCAAGACGACCATCGTGCGTCCGGGGCTCATCGTCGGACCGAATGACCCGACGGATCGGTTCAGCTACTGGCCGGTGCGCATCGACCGCGGCGGCGAGGTGTTGTGCCCCGGGGCTGGACAGGACCCGGACCAGGTGATCGACGCCCGCGACCTCTCGGAATGGGTCATCCGGCTGTGTGAAGACCATATCATCGGGACCTTCAACGCGACCGGGCCGCGCGCCCCGCTCACCGTCGGCGAGATGCTCGCCGGCTGTCGCGCGGCCAGCAGCGGGAGCAACGACGTGAAGCTCACCTGGGTGGACTACAAGTTCCTTGCTGATCACGCGGTGCGTGGCTGGAGCGACATGCCAACCTGGGTGGCTCCCCGTGACGATAACGACGGGTGGGGTCGCGTAAGCATCGAACGTGCGGTGGCGCAGGGACTCACCTTCCGCCCCCTCGCCGTGACGGCCCGCGATACGATCGACTGGTTCAAGACGTTGCCGGCCGAGCGACAGGGCAAGATGCTGGCCGGCCTCACGCCAGAGCGGGAAAAGGAGT